From the Solanum stenotomum isolate F172 chromosome 4, ASM1918654v1, whole genome shotgun sequence genome, one window contains:
- the LOC125863442 gene encoding uncharacterized protein LOC125863442 yields MQSNSKDLLHLETEGLSLESKLLFCTSDGGSQSLNLKPEISSVPKSQVLTKVKDFLGVFLENNRKVEIEAKKNPEKYDIEALTGEESEYIEMDLMLGVAELHTQAAVSAAESAIASYQPVIDLNTNDTTESEDSSDEDATSKSDDGASSLGKESKLTEKDSPKKALKRKRQSVNRANIVELS; encoded by the coding sequence ATGCAGTCAAACAGCAAAGATCTGCTTCACTTGGAGACTGAAGGCTTGTCATTGGAATCAAAACTTCTCTTTTGCACTAGTGATGGTGGATCTCAATCCCTAAATTTGAAACCTGAAATTTCTTCTGTACCCAAAAGCCAAGTTCTAACAAAGGTCAAGGATTTTTTGGGAGTATTTTTGGAGAACAATAGAAAAGTGGAGATTGAAGCTAAGAAGAATCCTGAGAAATATGATATTGAAGCTCTTACCGGTGAAGAATCTGAATACATAGAGATGGACTTAATGTTGGGTGTTGCTGAACTTCACACACAGGCAGCTGTATCAGCTGCTGAATCTGCAATAGCAAGTTACCAACCAGTAATCGATCTGAATACCAATGATACGACAGAATCTGAAGACAGTAGCGATGAGGATGCTACCAGCAAAAGTGATGATGGAGCTTCTTCTCTAGGAAAAGAATCTAAGCTTACGGAAAAGGATTCTCCTAAGAAAGCATTGAAGAGGAAACGACAGTCCGTAAATCGAGCTAACATAGTTGAGCTCTCTTAG
- the LOC125862896 gene encoding uncharacterized protein LOC125862896: MNKRQQAADYPQSSSSNYYSFKAYSKQSSLLFASHNSKHMTLSLFSPSFPRLPTNYSFLFSSTSHFSKNLTFSYYCSSKTSNFKVKASLSEAEGEKKVSELLDDGLISLVSTAKDASEVLDVIAQKTGRSGGVVSCSDCCLIIAAALDRSNADVAISVFDAMRSTFDPGTTVLDRGPSYDRWRWSRPDVTTYTLLVRGLATLLRVSDALKIIANVCRVSISPNEEVLFGKVVRCPSCEIAVTVAQPQDGIQVVSCSKCRYQYELVSGNIVSIESEDFSMDIPAWRRGLRFLPIKQNIPAAVHSIVVETPSGMARTHRFATETVDLPAQEGERVTIALAAPPNVYREVGPLKFNPKAPNVYPGEPLCLTNHKDGRESPLLRAPKKDKTPSLLNPSILVPLLAVFATGDAASGMIDPNLPQIITVAAVSSIALGATLNSLVFPQFSKLPQRLVDTIGIRQQLLSQYDVLQSRIKELKESAENEVWMLARMCQLENKIFAVGEPAYRARRSRVKRVRESLESSLRRRIELIESYARISSIIEIEVEMDADVLAAEAAGNAESIAEQIQQIMELENLEEKWKIQAEANDEAERLLSSEPLTTENVSER; this comes from the exons ATGAACAAGCGGCAGCAGGCGGCGGACTACCCTCAGAGCAGCTCTTCAAATTATTATTCCtttaa AGCATATAGCAAACAATCCTCACTATTATTTGCCTCTCACAACTCCAAACACATGACTCTCTCCTTATTTTCTCCTTCCTTTCCCCGTCTCCCCACAAATTACtctttcctcttctcttctACTTCCCATTTCTCCAAAAACCTCACTTTTTCCTACTATTGTTCCTCCAAAACGTCTAACTTCAAGGTGAAAGCTTCGTTGAGTGAAGCTGAAGGTGAGAAAAAGGTGTCGGAGTTGTTAGATGATGGATTGATTAGTTTGGTTTCCACTGCGAAGGATGCGAGTGAGGTATTGGATGTGATAGCTCAAAAGACTGGGAGAAGTGGTGGAGTTGTTAGTTGTTCTGATTGTTGTTTGATTATCGCTGCAGCACTTGATCGGAGCAATGCTGACGTGGCAATCTCTGTGTTTGATGCTATGCGTTCCACTTTTGATCCTG GGACGACTGTTTTAGACAGAGGCCCATCCTATGATAGATGGAGGTGGTCAAGGCCTGATGTTACTACATATACCTTGTTAGTTCGAGGACTTGCAACACTGCTGAGGGTTTCAGATGCCCTTAAAATCATTGCCAATGTTTGTCGAGTGAGCATTTCTCCTAATGAAGAG GTTCTCTTTGGCAAAGTTGTCCGATGTCCAAGTTGCGAGATTGCTGTTACTGTTGCTCAGCCACAAGATGGTATCCAG GTTGTGTCCTGTTCAAAATGCCGTTACCAGTATGAGCTCGTTTCAGGCAATATTGTTAGTATAGAGTCGGAAGATTTTAG CATGGATATTCCTGCATGGAGAAGGGGACTAAGATTCCTGCCGATAAAGCAAAACATTCCAGCTGCCGTTCATTCGATTGTG GTGGAGACCCCTTCTGGAATGGCTCGAACACACAGATTTGCTACTGAAACAGTTGATCTTCCTGCACAAGAAGGTGAGAGAGTGACTATTGCTCTAGCAGCACCACCAAATGTTTACCGAGAGGTGGGTCCATTAAAGTTCAATCCAAAAGCTCCAAACGTCTACCCAGGAGAGCCTTTGTGCTTGACTAACCACAAAGATGGCCGTGAATCACCCTTACTAAGAGCACCCAAAAAAGATAAAACCCCATCGTTATTAAATCCCTCCATCCTTGTTCCTCTTCTTGCTGTATTTGCCACTGGAGATGCTGCGTCTGGAATGATAGATCCCAACTTGCCTCAGATAATAACAGTTGCTGCAGTTTCCTCAATCGCTCTTGGGGCCACGTTAAACAGCCTGGTTTTTCCTCAATTCAGCAAG CTTCCTCAGAGACTAGTTGATACCATTGGCATCAGGCAGCAACTCTTATCTCAGTATGATGTGCTCCAATCACGGataaaggagttgaaagaatctGCTGAGAATGAG GTTTGGATGTTGGCTCGCATGTGCCAACTGGAAAACAAAATCTTTGCTGTTGGAGAACCTGCTTATCG GGCACGGAGAAGTAGAGTGAAAAGGGTGCGTGAAAGCTTGGAAAGCTCCCTTAGGAGAAGGATCGAGCTGATTGAAAGCTATGCAAGA ATCTCTTCCATAATAGAAATTGAAGTAGAGATGGATGCAGATGTTCTTGCTGCTGAAGCAGCAGGCAATGCG GAAAGTATTGCTGAGCAAATACAACAAATAATGGAGCTTGAAAATCTTGAGGAA AAATGGAAAATCCAAGCAGAGGCAAATGATGAAGCCGAAAGGCTTCTCAGTTCTGAACCCTTAACTACAGAAAATGTTTCAGAAAGATGA